The genomic region CAACGTCAGTCTGCAAGTGAGCTGGGATCTGATCAATCCTGCACGGGTTCCCCAAATCGCTGCATCTCGGGATCAGTTTGAGCGGGCCCGCGATTCCTATCTCATTGCTTTGCGAGATCTGCGTCTCGACTCAGCAACTGCCTATTTCAATTTGCAAGAAGCTGATGAAGGTGTACGCATTGGCCAAGTCTCGGTGCAGGCTTCGTTGGTGAGTTTGCGTGACGCACGGGCCCGCTACAACGCTGGTGTGAACACCAAATTGGAGGTTTTGGAGGCAGAGACTCAGTTGGCTCGCGACCGCAATCTGCTCACGACCCGTTTGGGTGAGCAAAGCGTTTCTCGTCGTCGGTTGGCATCCCTGCTCGATCTTCCACAGGATGTCACTCCAACCGCAGCGACACCTGCTCGCCCATTGGGCTTATGGGAGCCAACTCTGGAAGAGAGCATCGTTGCTGCTTACAACTATCGCGAGGAGCTCGACCAGTTGATCCTCGATATCTCGATTAACAACAGCCAAGCGAATGCATCTCTCGCAGCTGTTCAACCCGTTCTTCGTTTCGTCAATTCCACCACGGTCACGCGAAATGAGGGCCAGACCGGTCAGACGTCACTCAGTGACATTGATATGGGTGACTTCACTTATAGTTATCAGAACGCCACCGCGTTGAGGGCAACCTGGCGTTTGTTTGACGGTGGTCGTGCACGGGCCGATTACCGGCGCTCCAAGCAGGCGGCAGACGAGAGCCGTTTCAATTTCGCGAGAACCCGTGATCAGATCCGGCTCGAGGTGGAGGACAGCTTCATTGGTCTGAGAACAGCCATTCAGAGCATCGACACCACATCTAGCGAGGTTCTTTCATCGAAGGAATCCCTGCGTTTGTCGCAGCTTCGGGTCCAGGCTGGCGTCAGCACCCAGCGGGAAGTGGTGAATAACCAGCGTGATCTCACCAACGCTGAGCTGCGATATGCCGGCGCAATTCGCGAATACAACACCAATCTGGCTCAGCTGAGGCGCCGAACAGGCTTGGATGCCTTGGTGGCCTGCAATGCGGTGTCTCTGCCTGCTACCAAACCTGAATCCGATCAACAATCGATTCCCATTGAGCCAACCCCGCTCAAGACCGCCTGTCCATCTGTGGGTTCGGCGGGTGCGGCGGTGAATCAGACTGAGAGCAGTCCTGTTCAGCCTCTGTGGTGACCTTGGTGCTCAGTGACGATCAACTGAGCTCCGTTCATCTGCTGCTGGATCGCATTCGTGCTCGTCAGCTGCAGGATTTTGGCCAGATCGGT from Synechococcus sp. UW69 harbors:
- a CDS encoding TolC family protein: MRRITAGICLVAGVVSTGVPSAFSQETAQSESALVDQNTLPDAIDLKGARPKADPSVVAPALDVLPPPLVPLAAPPSLALPDAPAQVRIHELRPLTLEEALQLAEFNSPKLKAAASQVDQAKSALRAAIAAWYPTVDLSASGLPEYFKSYSYRNPDFVPDRVVQKPSPRVNPITGEETKVNPNTGEEYTRPVTRDGFNERYGREWRVNVSLQVSWDLINPARVPQIAASRDQFERARDSYLIALRDLRLDSATAYFNLQEADEGVRIGQVSVQASLVSLRDARARYNAGVNTKLEVLEAETQLARDRNLLTTRLGEQSVSRRRLASLLDLPQDVTPTAATPARPLGLWEPTLEESIVAAYNYREELDQLILDISINNSQANASLAAVQPVLRFVNSTTVTRNEGQTGQTSLSDIDMGDFTYSYQNATALRATWRLFDGGRARADYRRSKQAADESRFNFARTRDQIRLEVEDSFIGLRTAIQSIDTTSSEVLSSKESLRLSQLRVQAGVSTQREVVNNQRDLTNAELRYAGAIREYNTNLAQLRRRTGLDALVACNAVSLPATKPESDQQSIPIEPTPLKTACPSVGSAGAAVNQTESSPVQPLW